AGATGTGATTGAACCCATCATGCGAGAACAAGGTGATGTGGTAACAGTTTCACAAATGCCACTGGATGGCTTTGTAGAAAGTGGCACCGCCAAATTGGAAAAGCGCAGAGTAGCTCCGGCTGTACCCAGATGGATACCCGAAAACTGTATTCAATGTAATCAATGTTCATTTGTATGCCCGCATGCGGCAATTAGAGCCAAATTGATGAAAGCAGAAGATCTCCAAGATGCCCCAAAAAGCTTTAAAACTCTTAAAGCTATGGGTGCAGAAGGCTATCAGTATAAAATCCAGATATATATCGACGATTGCCAAGGCTGCCGTGTTTGTGTGAACGAGTGTCCCAAACAAGCTCTCGTGATGAGCCCCATCGAAACCGAACGCGAAGCGGGAGAACAAGATAACTATGAATTCTTTGAAAAACTGCCCAACGATGTGTTGGCAAACTTCAAAGATACAACCGTAAAAGGAAGTCAGTTCAAACAACCCTTGCTGGAGTTCTCTGGTGCCTGCGCCGGCTGTGGTGAGACTCCATACATTAAACTGCTTACCCAATTGTATGGCGATCGCATGATTATTGCGAATGCTACAGGCTGCTCATCCATTTGGGGCGGCACATTCCCTACCATCCCATATTGCAAAAACCAAGATGGCAAAGGTCCCGCCTGGGCAAACAGCCTCTTTGAAGATAATGCCGAATATGGTTTTGGAATGCGCTTGGCAGTTAATTCTCACCGCAAACAGCTAAAACTGGCAATGGAAGCTTTACTAGAAAGAGGCATAGATGCCGAATTGAAGTCCGCCCTTAAGCAAAGCTTAGAAAATTGGAACGCAGTAGATCAAGCCGCCAAAGATAACGCCAAGAAGATTCGGACCATGCTGCCTTCTGCTCTTGATAACGCCTGCGAAGGTTGCTCTAAATTGCTGCGCCGCGTGGATGAACTAAAAGACTATTTGGTAGAAAAATCGATCTGGGCAATTGGTGGCGATGGCTGGGCTTATGACATCGGATATGGCGGATTAGATCACGTAATGGCTTCAAACCAGAAAATCAAGATCTTTGTTTTGGATACTGAAGTGTATTCAAACACAGGAGGTCAGGCTTCCAAATCTACCCCAATGGGTTCCATCGCTCGCTTTGCCGAAGCCGGTAAGACGACTAATAAGAAAGACCTAGGTATGATGATGATGAACTATGGCTACGTGTATGTTGCCTCCATCGCCATGGGTGCAAACAAAAATCAGGCATTACAAGCCATCAAAGAAGCCGAAGAATACCCCGGACCCGCCATCATTATTGCCTATGCCCCATGCATAAACCATGGCATCGATATGAGTATGAGTCAAAAACACGAAAAAGCTGCCGTTGAAGCCGGGTATTGGTTGCTGTATCGCTACAATCCACAAAGACGCTTGGAAGGTAAAAATCCGCTTATCTTGGATAGCAAGGAACCCACTATAAGCATAGCAGATTTTGTTAAAACCGAAAACCGCTATAGCCGTTTGCATCGAATCTTCCCGGAAAAAGCCAAGCAATTCGAAGAATGCAGCAAACTCTTCTTCAAAGAGCGCTACGAACAGTATAAAAAAATGAGCGAGTAAACCGAATAAACAATCATAATAGAGGAGGTTCTTAAAGCCTCCTCTTTCTTTTTGCCCAGATTGAGTTATTTTATAGAGAAAACTACAAAGGTGGGGTAATGAAATTATTCATCCTACTCATCATTCTTCTAATTGGTAGCACTTTTCTGTTTGCGACAGTGGAAACAGTGGATAAAGTGGATGTGAATCGGTATTTGGGACGATGGTACCAATATGCATACTATCCCAATAAATTCCAGCCTAAAGACGCAGCTCTATCTGCCGCAGATTACTCCCTGGACGCCAAGGGTAACTTGATTGTGATCAACACGAGTTTTGATGATAAAGCGGGCAAAAAGGTACTCAAGCAAGTAAAAGGTAAGGCAAAACCCATCGATAAGACTTTCAGCAAGCTTCGAGTAAGCTTCTTTTGGCCATTTTATGGGGATTATTGGATAGTAAAACTGGATAAGGATTACAGGTATAGCGTTGTAAGCGATCGCAAACAAAAGTATTTGTGGATTCTTTCTCGCAGCCCTAGAATGGACGCCGATACCTACAACGAAATCCTTCATTTTTTGCGACAGGGTGGTTGGGATCCCACCAAGCTGGTTATTACCGGATTGCAAGATTAGAAAAGATTCTTCTCTCTCCCATCTCTTTCGCTCCTGAGGATATTCTTTCCCAAAATATTCTCTATGCTTTTATTCCCTCTTTTCGGTATTCTTGGCAAAACACAAAAGTCTCTTTATACTCTTTAGATGGGCTTATTGCGCCAAAAAGCAAATAATTGCTCTTGACAAAAGCTCCTGTGTCAATCTTTTTGCAAGACTATGGAAAATATAGATATAGCGGCATGCCCGCATGGAGTTGTATATGGATTATCCCTTTAGTTCTATTGAAAGTAAATGGCAGAAGATCTGGCAAAAACGTAAGATAGCTGAATCCCAAGATTTTAGTGACAAGCCTAAATATTACGTGCTTTCTATGTTCCCTTACCCGTCTGGAGTGCTCCATATCGGTCATGCTTCAAACTATGCCATTGGCGATGCAATCACGCGCCTTAAACTAATGGAAGGGTTCAATGTGATGCAGCCAATGGGCTACGATTCCTTTGGTATGCCTGCCGAAAACTACGCTATTACCCACAATTCTCATCCCCGCATTACTACCGAGGAAAACATCGCTAATATGCGTAAACAGTTTGATGGCATGGGCTTCTTCTTTGATTGGAAACGTGAAGTTAGCACTTGCAGACCAGACTATTATCGCTGGGGACAGTACATTTTTAAAAGAATGTACGAACAAGGTTTGGTATATCGCAAAAAAAGCTTCCAAAACTGGTGTAATCAATGCAATACCGTGCTGGCAAATGAACAGGTGGAAGATGGCGCTTGCTGGCGTTGCGGCAGCGAAGTGGAACAAAAAGAACTGGAACAGTGGTATTTCCGCATCACCAAATATGCAGAAGAACTGCTGAATTTCTCGGATGTGATCGAATGGCCTGAACGTGTAGTAACCATGCAAAAACATTGGATCGGCAAGAGTGAGGGCGCGCGCATCGAATTTAACTTGGAAAACAGCGATCTTAAAATCCCTATCTTCACCACCCGCCCGGATACTATCTACGGTGTAACCTTTATGGCTTTGCCACCGGAACACCCGTTGGTGCAAAAGTGGTTGGATGAAGAGCCAGATAACCATGCCCTCCACAATTTCTGTAAAAAAGTTATCAACGAAGATAAAGTACTGCGTTCCAGTGCCGAAACTGTGAAAGAGGGTATCTTTAGCAAACGCTACTGCATCAATCCCCTCAATGGAGATAAAGTTCAGATCTGGATTACAAATTATGTATTGATGGATTATGGCACTGGTGCTGTAATGGCTGTTCCTGCACACGATCAGCGCGATTTTGATTTTGCCAAAAAATACAAGATCCCCATCAAAATAGTAATCCAAAACCCCAACCAACCACTTGGGGTGGACTCAATGTCCGAAGCTTATGTCGAGCCGGGCATTATGACAAATTCTGCTCATTTTGATGGCACAGATAGTGAAGAGGCAAAAAGCTCTATCACTGCTTGGATAGCACAAAACGGCTGGGGTGAAGGCACAGTAACCTATCGACTGCGCGATTGGGGTATCTCCCGTCAACGTTATTGGGGCAACCCTATACCCATTATCCATTGTCCAAAATGCGGTGTAGTACTGGTTCCGGATGAAGATCTGCCAGTGCTCTTGCCGGATAACGTGCAAGTGGGTAAAACTACATCCAATCCTCTGCTCAGCGTTCCTGAATGGCTCAATGTAAAATGCCCCCAGTGCGGAGCTGACGCTAAACGTGAGACCGATACTATGGATACCTTTGTGGATTCATCATGGTACTACGCCCGTTATGCCGACGCCCACAACGACGATATGCCCTTCGCCCCCGCTAAAGCGGATTTTTGGCTACCGATTGATCAGTATATTGGCGGCATTGAACATGCCTGTATGCACCTGCTGTATGCCCGTTTTTTCTATAAATTTATGCGTGATCTCGGATGGGTAAAAGGCAATGAACCATTCTTGCGCCTGCTTACACAGGGTATGGTGCTGAAAGATGGCGCTAAGATGAGTAAATCCAAAGGCAACACCGTAGATCCTCAATATATCGTGGATCGCTTTGGTTCCGATACTTTGCGCGTGTATCTGCTCTTTGCCTCGCCTCCGGAAAAGGACGTGGAATGGAACGACGAAGCGTTGATGGGTGCATTCCGCTTTCTGAACCGTATCTATCGCCTTATCGAAAGCAATCTTGATGCCATCAAACGTGGCTTGCAGCATGAGGCGGATATATCTAAACTTTCCCCCGAGATGAAAAAGCTGCTTTACAGCTCCCACTTCTGTACCAAGAAATGGCGCGAGGACTGCCAGGAACGGATGCAATATAATACCGCCATCGCCGCCATCATGGAACACCTAAATCACTGCGTAGCAATCAAAGACACGCACACCTTAGATAACGACGCTCTGGCAGTTTATGCCGAAGCTTGCGGCATCATCCCTCAATTGCTCTATCCCTTTGCGCCCCATATAGCTGAAGAGCTTTGGCAGATGATAGGCTTTCAAAACCTCTTGCACGAAAGCGGATTGCCCGACTACGAGGAAGCATATCTCGTTCAAGACTTGGTTACATACGTCATTCAGGTAAATGGAAAACTGCGCGGAAAACTGGAAGTAATACCAGATACAGCACAAGAAATTCTGAAAAAAGAAGCACTAAAAGTGGAAAATGTGATCCGCTCCTTGGATGGCTTTGAAATTGTGAAGATAATCATAGTGCCCAATAAAATGGTAAGCATCGCAGCTAAACCTAAACGCTAATAAATATTAGTTCTTACATACGGGTATCTTGCATGATGCCCGTTTTTTCTATTGGAGCTAAACAAGCTTTATGTCATCGTCAAATGGAGATACATTTGCTGCGCTAGATTGATAGATATTGACAAGAAGATTGATATGTAAGAATTTGTATTTCTTAAGGAAGGACTATAAAATGAACATTAATTATAGTAATCAAGAAAGAAGCAAAACAATCGACATAAAAACGATCATTCAGAATAGCACGGATAATAGCTTGATTACATTTCTTAATAAGCTTGGAAAAATTGATGATATCGATAATATTGAGCCTCTCTTTGAACTTCTTAAATCAAGAAATGAATCAATAAGACAATTAGCGATAAAGAATCTTGCAAAAACTAAAAGGCAAGATTTGGTGAGTTTATATGTTGATATTCTCACTGATGATCCTAGTTCTGATGTGAGAAGAGAAGCTGTATCAGCTATTGGTAGAACTAGGAATGAGATCAACATACCTTATCTAGTATCATTGTTAGATCAAAAAGATCCTAAGATTGTGATGCAGGCCATGAGGGGTTTGTTACCATTCAAGAAAAAACCCGAGATAAAGAGAGAGTTGAATAAGCTTATCAATCACCCAAACGAAATGATTCAAGCTGCAGTAAAAAAAGAACTAAGACATACCAACATAAGAACAAATGTTTCCTATAAACAACAATTGTGTTCTCCAAAACTTATACATAATCTGATAGTACACGGTGATACTATAGAGTCAATGAGCGTTATTCCTGATGAGTCGATACATTTAACGTTTACTTCTCCACCGTATTACAATGCAAGAGATTACTCAGTCTATAGTAGTTACAAAGAGTATTTAGATTTTCTAGTAAAAGTTTTCAAGGAAACATATCGCATAACAAAGGAGGGTAGATTCTTCATCTTAAATACTTCTCCGGTAATCGTGAAAAGGATTAGTAGACAACACTCAAGTAAAAGATATCCTATACCTTATGATATACATCCTCTTCTCATTGATATGGGATGGGAATTTATAGATGATATTGTATGGGTAAAACCAGAAGCAAGTGTTAAAAACAGAGTTGCCGGATTCGAACAACACAGAAAACCACTAGCCTATAAACCTAATGCAAGAACTGAATGTATAATGGTATATAGGAAAAGCACAGATAAATTGCTTGATTGGAATATGCGATGTTATCCAGACGAGACTGTAGAAGCCAGCAAGGTACGAGGTAAATACGAAACTTCAAATGTATGGAATATTGATCCAACATTCGATAAAACACATACAGCAGTATTCCCCATAGAGTTATGTAACAGAATTATTTCATTGTATTCATATATTGGTGATTTAGTTTTTGATCCTTTTGGCGGAAGCGGAACCTTGGGAAGAGCAGCGATTCAACTTAACAGAAGATTCTTCTTAACTGAGATTAAAAGTGAATACATTGAAAGAATGATGCAATTTTTTAAACAGACCGATATTTCATACTTAGATCAACAACCTATGGTAATGAACATAGAAAGCTTTAAAAGAATGTTCAAGGAGTTATAAATGACGCTATCAAAAGATGATATTGCATTGGTAATCTCAATGTTGCTCAATGGATCCGGTCATAGAGTTATTGTGACGGACATGATAAATAATCTATTCATGAAATTTACGATTGGTTTTTTTAAGAGTATTATGCTAGCCAAATTTGAGAATCAAAACATCAACATAGATTGGTATAAAGCTAATTTCATCGATTCAAACAAATTGTCGACTGATGACATTTTACTTTACTCGGGTCTGAACAAAAAAACTGTTACTAATCAGTATGGCAGTGGAAAGAAAGAAATTTGTATTGAAGCAGCTAAAGATAACTATGACAAACTATTGGACTCTTTGAATCGTCTTATTGACGAAGAGATAGGTCTTGATATTAAAATTGTGATTAAACACAATGACGTTTCTGTAGAACTGAATATAAATGAAAGTCTCATTGTAGTAAATGCCCTGGCAGTAAAAAGAGCGGCTATTCGAGGTGGGGCTTGGAGTACACTGGGAAAATCTGTTGAAACTCCTTTAATGTTGACTCTTTGCCATCTTTTCCATGTTAATGAGGCTAATTATGCAGTAAAAAAATCTAAGGGAAAATATGTTAGGCCTAATGAAGCGATTTTCGATAGAGAGGTAGATTTCTTTTTAAAAACTGGAGATAAAGAGTATAATTGCGAAATTAAATTAATGGGGCAGGGCAATCCCGAAAGCGCTGACGCAGTAATAGCACGAAACACAGACGTCTTCATTGCCGATAAATTATCTGAAACAAACAAGAATCAACTTAATGACCTTGCGGTGCAATGGGTTGAGTTAAGTGCGCTTAATGGTTACATTAAGTTTTCTGATGTTTTAGCTAAATTTGGCATACCACATAAACAACCTTTGGATGGACTTAAGCAAGTCCCAAGATTAATAGAAACACTATTTAATAATAAGTAAAAATAATTATATGGCCTCTATGCAACGTGTAACCCTCATAAGGGCATCTTGATTCCGGTTCTAGGAGCCCCAAGAGGATTATTTATAGTAGGCGACTTGCAAGAATGTAAGGATTTAGCCTTGAGTTCAGGCAATGTGATTTATTGTGCATAAAGGTGGAAACAGGCAGCATAAAATACCAGAATAGCACTTCCACACTCTCTCACATGGTTCTTTCCCTTCACGTTTGCTCTATTTCTCCTCATCATCTCCTCATGCCGTGAGGGCATTATGAGGGAAGAACGAGCGAAGTATGACGGATAGCAATGGCTTAGCAGTTAGCAATCAATTATTTTTTTAGATAAAATTTAGCTGCGCCGAAATTCACAATATTACCTCAATAAAAAATCTGATTGACAAAAAACGGCATTTGAATTCTAAGGAGAGGCACAGTGATGGGGCCTATAGCTCAGCTGGTAGAGCTTCCGGCTCATAACCGGATGGTTGGGGGTTCGAGTCCCTCTGGGCCCACCACTTTTTTTTTGTTTACATCTTTGCCGCAATCGTTATCTTGTCTTTCGAGGAATAAATATGAAATACATCCGGATTATTGTATTGCTTCTGGCTTTAATTAGTAATCTAGAGGCCACAAAATATGCGGGAGAGATCTTTAGCTTAAGCACCGGTGTGCAAAATCAAGCTATGGGTAATACTGGTCTAACTTATACTCAGTCTCATGCTGCCGGATGGTGGAATCCATCATTGCTGGCTATAGATTCTCATCAAGGCGTAGAGCTTATGCGCAGCGACTATTTTAAGGGTTTACTAACTCAAAATCAGATCTCGGTTCGTGTAGGAACGGGCACGGCAATTTCGATTAATCATCTCGCTATAGATGATGTTAAACTCACCAAATTGGAAAACGAAGACGACGAATTAAGCAACGATAATCGACCCTACGTTTGGAAAACCGTGACAAATCAGGACATAATCATCAATGCATCATACGGTAGGGCATTGCGCAATAACTTGTATTGGGGAATTTCTCCTAAAATAGCCTATCGCAATCTGGCAGAACATGGTGGATATGGAATTGGAGCAGATCTTGGTGCATTGTGGGATCCCGGCAAAGGCTTTTTATTGGGACTAAATCTCCGAGATTTCTTTGGCACTCAGATATTATGGGATTCTGGTGAGCATGAGATAGCAGTACCCAGTTTAGATTTGGAATTGGGCTATGTGCGCAAGTTTCCCAAGCTCAATATTCCCATTCATGTAGCCTTACGGGCGCAAACATTTATTGAGGA
The Candidatus Cloacimonadota bacterium genome window above contains:
- a CDS encoding HEAT repeat domain-containing protein — translated: MNINYSNQERSKTIDIKTIIQNSTDNSLITFLNKLGKIDDIDNIEPLFELLKSRNESIRQLAIKNLAKTKRQDLVSLYVDILTDDPSSDVRREAVSAIGRTRNEINIPYLVSLLDQKDPKIVMQAMRGLLPFKKKPEIKRELNKLINHPNEMIQAAVKKELRHTNIRTNVSYKQQLCSPKLIHNLIVHGDTIESMSVIPDESIHLTFTSPPYYNARDYSVYSSYKEYLDFLVKVFKETYRITKEGRFFILNTSPVIVKRISRQHSSKRYPIPYDIHPLLIDMGWEFIDDIVWVKPEASVKNRVAGFEQHRKPLAYKPNARTECIMVYRKSTDKLLDWNMRCYPDETVEASKVRGKYETSNVWNIDPTFDKTHTAVFPIELCNRIISLYSYIGDLVFDPFGGSGTLGRAAIQLNRRFFLTEIKSEYIERMMQFFKQTDISYLDQQPMVMNIESFKRMFKEL
- a CDS encoding lipocalin family protein — translated: MKLFILLIILLIGSTFLFATVETVDKVDVNRYLGRWYQYAYYPNKFQPKDAALSAADYSLDAKGNLIVINTSFDDKAGKKVLKQVKGKAKPIDKTFSKLRVSFFWPFYGDYWIVKLDKDYRYSVVSDRKQKYLWILSRSPRMDADTYNEILHFLRQGGWDPTKLVITGLQD
- a CDS encoding CfrBI family restriction endonuclease; this translates as MTLSKDDIALVISMLLNGSGHRVIVTDMINNLFMKFTIGFFKSIMLAKFENQNINIDWYKANFIDSNKLSTDDILLYSGLNKKTVTNQYGSGKKEICIEAAKDNYDKLLDSLNRLIDEEIGLDIKIVIKHNDVSVELNINESLIVVNALAVKRAAIRGGAWSTLGKSVETPLMLTLCHLFHVNEANYAVKKSKGKYVRPNEAIFDREVDFFLKTGDKEYNCEIKLMGQGNPESADAVIARNTDVFIADKLSETNKNQLNDLAVQWVELSALNGYIKFSDVLAKFGIPHKQPLDGLKQVPRLIETLFNNK
- the leuS gene encoding leucine--tRNA ligase, yielding MDYPFSSIESKWQKIWQKRKIAESQDFSDKPKYYVLSMFPYPSGVLHIGHASNYAIGDAITRLKLMEGFNVMQPMGYDSFGMPAENYAITHNSHPRITTEENIANMRKQFDGMGFFFDWKREVSTCRPDYYRWGQYIFKRMYEQGLVYRKKSFQNWCNQCNTVLANEQVEDGACWRCGSEVEQKELEQWYFRITKYAEELLNFSDVIEWPERVVTMQKHWIGKSEGARIEFNLENSDLKIPIFTTRPDTIYGVTFMALPPEHPLVQKWLDEEPDNHALHNFCKKVINEDKVLRSSAETVKEGIFSKRYCINPLNGDKVQIWITNYVLMDYGTGAVMAVPAHDQRDFDFAKKYKIPIKIVIQNPNQPLGVDSMSEAYVEPGIMTNSAHFDGTDSEEAKSSITAWIAQNGWGEGTVTYRLRDWGISRQRYWGNPIPIIHCPKCGVVLVPDEDLPVLLPDNVQVGKTTSNPLLSVPEWLNVKCPQCGADAKRETDTMDTFVDSSWYYARYADAHNDDMPFAPAKADFWLPIDQYIGGIEHACMHLLYARFFYKFMRDLGWVKGNEPFLRLLTQGMVLKDGAKMSKSKGNTVDPQYIVDRFGSDTLRVYLLFASPPEKDVEWNDEALMGAFRFLNRIYRLIESNLDAIKRGLQHEADISKLSPEMKKLLYSSHFCTKKWREDCQERMQYNTAIAAIMEHLNHCVAIKDTHTLDNDALAVYAEACGIIPQLLYPFAPHIAEELWQMIGFQNLLHESGLPDYEEAYLVQDLVTYVIQVNGKLRGKLEVIPDTAQEILKKEALKVENVIRSLDGFEIVKIIIVPNKMVSIAAKPKR